In Kryptolebias marmoratus isolate JLee-2015 linkage group LG11, ASM164957v2, whole genome shotgun sequence, the following proteins share a genomic window:
- the adck2 gene encoding uncharacterized aarF domain-containing protein kinase 2 isoform X1: protein MMAMMVARGARGVLLNLRYSLQKTGSPFPRFRLVQDRFMKRGQLLTHIPKVTLLCWGAVNVSSLCAARCQEAAALSSHTSDRKSLAKVQVHKVIFFLRLSLRALVLLFKFGPLLLLSPLVLVSARCASYWLDALLWVTETSGPTFIKLGQWASTRRDIFSQEFCERFSRLHVKVRPHSWAHTKQCLRRAFGEAWRRVLVFQSKEPVGSGCVAQVYRGWARVDQVEDPAFQSLVEALEKDTLLEAWEIPGLGGALQQLWTGRREEQDYEETSQPEESGAEKERLIPVAIKVVHPGVRRQVEIDLLLMKAGSWLLHCLPGLKWLSLCEVVVEFEKLMTNQIDLRFEARNMERFRENFRDVDHVKFPTPLRPFVTRNILVETFEESEPISFYLSSDIPKEVKQKIARMGVDTLLKMVFVDNFVHGDLHPGNILVQCQKPLPDSPDAVSNPADLHGKTTLTDLWDTVVVSVRPDSCPVQLVLLDAGIVAQLDDHDLANFKAVFTAVVLRQGERVAELVLHHARANECKDVALFKKEMAELVDHAVTNTLSLEKIQVSDLLSKVFSLLIKHKVKLESNFASIVFAIMVLEGLGRSLDPNLDILDLAKPLLLKNYASLI from the exons ATGATGGCCATGATGGTGGCAAGAGGAGCCAGAGGAGTCCTTCTGAACCTGAGGTACTCCCTGCAGAAAACAGGCTCCCCCTTTCCCAGATTCAGGCTCGTCCAGGACCGTTTCATGAAAAGAGGGCAGCTCTTAACCCACATACCCAAGGTGACACTGCTGTGCTGGGGAGCAGTCAATGTATCATCATTATGTGCAGCCAGGTGCCAGGAAGCAGCAGCACTTTCATCCCATACGTCTGACAGAAAGTCTCTCGCCAAAGTCCAAGTCCACAAAGTTATATTTTTCCTCCGTCTCAGCTTACGAGCGCTGGTTCTGCTCTTCAAGTTTGGCCCGCTTCTTCTGCTTTCCCCCCTGGTTCTGGTGTCCGCCCGCTGTGCGTCCTACTGGCTGGACGCTCTGCTGTGGGTGACCGAGACCTCTGGGCCGACCTTCATCAAGCTGGGCCAGTGGGCCAGCACCAGGCGGGACATCTTCTCCCAGGAGTTCTGTGAACGCTTCTCCAGGCTCCACGTAAAGGTGCGCCCTCACTCCTGGGCCCACACCAAGCAGTGTCTCCGGAGGGCCTTCGGGGAGGCCTGGAGACGGGTGCTGGTGTTCCAGAGCAAAGAGCCCGTGGGCTCAGGATGCGTTGCTCAGGTGTACCGGGGCTGGGCCAGGGTAGACCAGGTGGAGGACCCGGCCTTCCAGTCTCTGGTAGAGGCGCTGGAGAAGGACACCTTGCTGGAAGCCTGGGAGATCCCCGGTCTCGGAGGGGCGCTGCAGCAGCTCTGGacggggaggagggaggagcaggACTACGAGGAGACAAGTCAGCCTGAGGAGAGCGGCGCTGAGAAGGAGCGACTCATACCTGTGGCAATCAAG GTGGTCCACCCAGGCGTCAGGAGGCAGGTGGAGATAGACCTGCTGCTAATGAAAGCAGGCAGCTGGCTTCTGCACTGCCTGCCTGGACTCAAATGGCTCAGTTTGTGTGAAGTCGTGGTGGAGTTTGAGAAGCTGATGACGAACCAG ATTGATCTCCGTTTCGAGGCCAGGAACATGGAGCGCTTCAGAGAAAACTTCCGGGACGTCGACCACGTCAAGTTTCCCACTCCGTTACGACCGTTTGTCACCAGAAACATCTTAGTGGAAACCTTTGAA gaAAGTGAGCCCATTTCTTTCTACTTGAGCTCTGACATTCCGAAGGAGGTGAAGCAGAAAATAGCCAGAATGGGAGTGGACACCCTGCTGAAAATG GTTTTTGTGGACAACTTCGTCCACGGGGATCTTCATCCCGGCAACATTCTCGTCCAGTGTCAGAAGCCTCTCCCCGACTCCCCTGACGCTGTCAGTAACCCGGCGGACCTCCATGGGAAGACCACCCTTACCGACCTGTGGGACACTGTGGTGGTCAGCGTCAGACCCGACTCGTGTCCCGTCCAGCTGGTGCTGCTGGACGCCGGCATCGTGGCCCAGCTGGACGACCACGATCTCGCCAACTTCAAGGCTGTTTTCACAGCCGTGGTGCTGCGCCAG GGCGAGAGGGTTGCAGAGCTGGTTTTGCATCATGCCCGAGCTAACGAGTGCAAAGATGTGGCACTTTTTAAGAAGGAGATGGCAGAGCTGGTGGATCATGCTGTCACGAACACCCTCTCTCTGGAAAAG ATCCAAGTGTCCGACCTGCTCTCCAAGGTCTTTAGTTTACTCATCAAGCACAAG
- the LOC119617492 gene encoding voltage-dependent T-type calcium channel subunit alpha-1I-like produces MNILVLFVFGLLGVQLWGGDLHNRCALGEEVPSNYNLSLSPFFKFDLAETDPSICSVYSYGTQHCSHVPPFRDNGQVCLLEPPGFYRNVSPQTPAWMNYSDCVNWNLLYNMCRPVGPNPYMGSISFYNTGYAWITVLSQWGSAEATLHLTVSLEENRKNYRRM; encoded by the exons ATGAACATCTTGGTCCTTTTCGTCTTTGGCCTCCTGGGGGTCCAGTTGTGGGGCGGCGACCTTCACAACCGCTGCGCCCTCGGAGAGGAGGTCCCCTC GAACTACAACCTGTCTCTCAGCCCTTTCTTCAAGTTTGACCTTGCTGAGACAGACCCGTCCATCTGTTCAGTTTACAGCTACGGGACCCAACACTGTTCCCACGTTCCACCCTTCCGAGACAATGGACAGGTCTGCCTTCTTGAGCCGCCGGGTTTTTATCGAAACGTGTCACCGCAGACGCCGGCCTGGATGAACTACAGCGACTGCGTCAACTGGAACCTGTTGTATAACATGTGTCGTCCAGTGGGCCCCAACCCGTACATGGGGTCCATCAGTTTCTATAACACCGGCTACGCCTGGATAACCGTcttgtctcagtgggggtcagCCGAGGCGACGCTCCACCTCACAGTGTCACTGGAAGAAAACCGGAAGAATTACCGAAggatgtaa
- the adck2 gene encoding uncharacterized aarF domain-containing protein kinase 2 isoform X2 has product MMAMMVARGARGVLLNLRYSLQKTGSPFPRFRLVQDRFMKRGQLLTHIPKVTLLCWGAVNVSSLCAARCQEAAALSSHTSDRKSLAKVQVHKVIFFLRLSLRALVLLFKFGPLLLLSPLVLVSARCASYWLDALLWVTETSGPTFIKLGQWASTRRDIFSQEFCERFSRLHVKVRPHSWAHTKQCLRRAFGEAWRRVLVFQSKEPVGSGCVAQVYRGWARVDQVEDPAFQSLVEALEKDTLLEAWEIPGLGGALQQLWTGRREEQDYEETSQPEESGAEKERLIPVAIKVVHPGVRRQVEIDLLLMKAGSWLLHCLPGLKWLSLCEVVVEFEKLMTNQIDLRFEARNMERFRENFRDVDHVKFPTPLRPFVTRNILVETFEESEPISFYLSSDIPKEVKQKIARMGVDTLLKMVFVDNFVHGDLHPGNILVQCQKPLPDSPDAVSNPADLHGKTTLTDLWDTVVVSVRPDSCPVQLVLLDAGIVAQLDDHDLANFKAVFTAVVLRQGERVAELVLHHARANECKDVALFKKEMAELVDHAVTNTLSLEKIQVSDLLSKVFSLLIKHKGTTSSSGAE; this is encoded by the exons ATGATGGCCATGATGGTGGCAAGAGGAGCCAGAGGAGTCCTTCTGAACCTGAGGTACTCCCTGCAGAAAACAGGCTCCCCCTTTCCCAGATTCAGGCTCGTCCAGGACCGTTTCATGAAAAGAGGGCAGCTCTTAACCCACATACCCAAGGTGACACTGCTGTGCTGGGGAGCAGTCAATGTATCATCATTATGTGCAGCCAGGTGCCAGGAAGCAGCAGCACTTTCATCCCATACGTCTGACAGAAAGTCTCTCGCCAAAGTCCAAGTCCACAAAGTTATATTTTTCCTCCGTCTCAGCTTACGAGCGCTGGTTCTGCTCTTCAAGTTTGGCCCGCTTCTTCTGCTTTCCCCCCTGGTTCTGGTGTCCGCCCGCTGTGCGTCCTACTGGCTGGACGCTCTGCTGTGGGTGACCGAGACCTCTGGGCCGACCTTCATCAAGCTGGGCCAGTGGGCCAGCACCAGGCGGGACATCTTCTCCCAGGAGTTCTGTGAACGCTTCTCCAGGCTCCACGTAAAGGTGCGCCCTCACTCCTGGGCCCACACCAAGCAGTGTCTCCGGAGGGCCTTCGGGGAGGCCTGGAGACGGGTGCTGGTGTTCCAGAGCAAAGAGCCCGTGGGCTCAGGATGCGTTGCTCAGGTGTACCGGGGCTGGGCCAGGGTAGACCAGGTGGAGGACCCGGCCTTCCAGTCTCTGGTAGAGGCGCTGGAGAAGGACACCTTGCTGGAAGCCTGGGAGATCCCCGGTCTCGGAGGGGCGCTGCAGCAGCTCTGGacggggaggagggaggagcaggACTACGAGGAGACAAGTCAGCCTGAGGAGAGCGGCGCTGAGAAGGAGCGACTCATACCTGTGGCAATCAAG GTGGTCCACCCAGGCGTCAGGAGGCAGGTGGAGATAGACCTGCTGCTAATGAAAGCAGGCAGCTGGCTTCTGCACTGCCTGCCTGGACTCAAATGGCTCAGTTTGTGTGAAGTCGTGGTGGAGTTTGAGAAGCTGATGACGAACCAG ATTGATCTCCGTTTCGAGGCCAGGAACATGGAGCGCTTCAGAGAAAACTTCCGGGACGTCGACCACGTCAAGTTTCCCACTCCGTTACGACCGTTTGTCACCAGAAACATCTTAGTGGAAACCTTTGAA gaAAGTGAGCCCATTTCTTTCTACTTGAGCTCTGACATTCCGAAGGAGGTGAAGCAGAAAATAGCCAGAATGGGAGTGGACACCCTGCTGAAAATG GTTTTTGTGGACAACTTCGTCCACGGGGATCTTCATCCCGGCAACATTCTCGTCCAGTGTCAGAAGCCTCTCCCCGACTCCCCTGACGCTGTCAGTAACCCGGCGGACCTCCATGGGAAGACCACCCTTACCGACCTGTGGGACACTGTGGTGGTCAGCGTCAGACCCGACTCGTGTCCCGTCCAGCTGGTGCTGCTGGACGCCGGCATCGTGGCCCAGCTGGACGACCACGATCTCGCCAACTTCAAGGCTGTTTTCACAGCCGTGGTGCTGCGCCAG GGCGAGAGGGTTGCAGAGCTGGTTTTGCATCATGCCCGAGCTAACGAGTGCAAAGATGTGGCACTTTTTAAGAAGGAGATGGCAGAGCTGGTGGATCATGCTGTCACGAACACCCTCTCTCTGGAAAAG ATCCAAGTGTCCGACCTGCTCTCCAAGGTCTTTAGTTTACTCATCAAGCACAAG GGAACGACCAGCAGTTCTGGTGCTGAATAG